The Archocentrus centrarchus isolate MPI-CPG fArcCen1 chromosome 18 unlocalized genomic scaffold, fArcCen1 scaffold_23_ctg1, whole genome shotgun sequence genome contains a region encoding:
- the LOC115775216 gene encoding transcription factor 7-like 2 isoform X1 produces the protein MNVCHRISDSLSFFCSDTQHITMMKLIRQEIESAIEELELEEMNFMLESVINDLCNETTNPSPPPVLSAEPPASPQPAADSAIEELELEEMNFMLESLINDLCGETANPSPPPALPAVPPASPQPAAESPPAIVQQFPPITAPPTTVPAHLYSQPVTGSQEQNLLYHWPVTSIPIAATAPPAAPVLPAAPSLPAAPANPNNNILQIPDSMLPYLRPVSVLNGVLVCDFIPPCPAVNTPTPKKRKRQDEQEEQHIKKPPNAFMIFLKEQRAKVKADMNISGNATLNAVMGERWKSLSSDQQAKYYEQADQERRLHAQKYPDWSAKVNYGKKRRGRRSSTCSSVSASEPGAIRPL, from the exons ATGAACGTGTGCCACAGGATCTCAGACAGTTTGTCATTCTTTTGTTCAGACACACAGCACATCACTATGATGAAACTCATAAGACAAGAGATCGAAAGTGCCATTGAGGAACTGGAGTTGGAAGAGATGAATTTTATGCTCGAGAGTGTCATAAACGACCTGTGTAATGAAACAACTAATCCTTCACCTCCACCTGTTTTGTCTGCTGAGCCACCCGCCTCccctcagccagcagcagacAGTGCCATTGAGGAACTGGAGTTGGAAGAGATGAATTTTATGCTGGAGAGTCTCATAAACGACCTGTGCGGTGAAACAGCCAAtccttcacctccacctgcttTGCCTGCTGTGCCACCCGCCTCCCCTCAGCCAGCTGCAGAGAGTCCTCCTGCAATTGTGCAACAATTTCCCCCAATTACTGCTCCCCCCACCACAGTGCCAGCTCACCTCTATAGTCAGCCGGTGACAGGTAGCCAGGAACAG AACCTGCTATATCATTGGCCTGTGACCAGCATTCCCATagcagccactgctcctcctgctgctcctgttctccctgctgctccttctctccctgctgctcctgcaaACCCA AATAACAACATACTGCAGATTCCAGACAGCATGTTGCCATACCTGCGTCCTGTCAGTGTATT gaACGGTGTGTTGGTGTGCGACTTCATTCCACCCTGTCCTGCAGTCAACACACCCACTCCAAA AAAGAGGAAGCGTCAGGACGAGCAGGAAGAGCAGCATATCAAGAAGCCACCAAACGCATTCATGATTTTTCTGAAGGAGCAGAGGGCAAAGGTTAAAGCAGATATGAACATCAGTGGGAATGCCACCCTTAATGCAGTCATGGGAGAGAGG TGGAAATCGCTGTCGTCGGACCAGCAGGCAAAGTACTATGAGCAGGCTGATCAAGAGAGAAGGCTCCATGCCCAAAAATACCCAGACTGGTCTGCCAAAGTTAACTAC ggcAAAAAGAGGAGGGGAAGGCGCAGCTCCACCTGCAGCTCAG tgtCTGCATCTGAACCGGGAGCCATTCGACCCCTTTAA
- the LOC115775216 gene encoding transcription factor 7-like 2 isoform X2: MMKLIRQEIESAIEELELEEMNFMLESVINDLCNETTNPSPPPVLSAEPPASPQPAADSAIEELELEEMNFMLESLINDLCGETANPSPPPALPAVPPASPQPAAESPPAIVQQFPPITAPPTTVPAHLYSQPVTGSQEQNLLYHWPVTSIPIAATAPPAAPVLPAAPSLPAAPANPNNNILQIPDSMLPYLRPVSVLNGVLVCDFIPPCPAVNTPTPKKRKRQDEQEEQHIKKPPNAFMIFLKEQRAKVKADMNISGNATLNAVMGERWKSLSSDQQAKYYEQADQERRLHAQKYPDWSAKVNYGKKRRGRRSSTCSSVSASEPGAIRPL; the protein is encoded by the exons ATGATGAAACTCATAAGACAAGAGATCGAAAGTGCCATTGAGGAACTGGAGTTGGAAGAGATGAATTTTATGCTCGAGAGTGTCATAAACGACCTGTGTAATGAAACAACTAATCCTTCACCTCCACCTGTTTTGTCTGCTGAGCCACCCGCCTCccctcagccagcagcagacAGTGCCATTGAGGAACTGGAGTTGGAAGAGATGAATTTTATGCTGGAGAGTCTCATAAACGACCTGTGCGGTGAAACAGCCAAtccttcacctccacctgcttTGCCTGCTGTGCCACCCGCCTCCCCTCAGCCAGCTGCAGAGAGTCCTCCTGCAATTGTGCAACAATTTCCCCCAATTACTGCTCCCCCCACCACAGTGCCAGCTCACCTCTATAGTCAGCCGGTGACAGGTAGCCAGGAACAG AACCTGCTATATCATTGGCCTGTGACCAGCATTCCCATagcagccactgctcctcctgctgctcctgttctccctgctgctccttctctccctgctgctcctgcaaACCCA AATAACAACATACTGCAGATTCCAGACAGCATGTTGCCATACCTGCGTCCTGTCAGTGTATT gaACGGTGTGTTGGTGTGCGACTTCATTCCACCCTGTCCTGCAGTCAACACACCCACTCCAAA AAAGAGGAAGCGTCAGGACGAGCAGGAAGAGCAGCATATCAAGAAGCCACCAAACGCATTCATGATTTTTCTGAAGGAGCAGAGGGCAAAGGTTAAAGCAGATATGAACATCAGTGGGAATGCCACCCTTAATGCAGTCATGGGAGAGAGG TGGAAATCGCTGTCGTCGGACCAGCAGGCAAAGTACTATGAGCAGGCTGATCAAGAGAGAAGGCTCCATGCCCAAAAATACCCAGACTGGTCTGCCAAAGTTAACTAC ggcAAAAAGAGGAGGGGAAGGCGCAGCTCCACCTGCAGCTCAG tgtCTGCATCTGAACCGGGAGCCATTCGACCCCTTTAA
- the LOC115775216 gene encoding transcription factor 7-like 2 isoform X3: MNFMLESLINDLCGETANPSPPPALPAVPPASPQPAAESPPAIVQQFPPITAPPTTVPAHLYSQPVTGSQEQNLLYHWPVTSIPIAATAPPAAPVLPAAPSLPAAPANPNNNILQIPDSMLPYLRPVSVLNGVLVCDFIPPCPAVNTPTPKKRKRQDEQEEQHIKKPPNAFMIFLKEQRAKVKADMNISGNATLNAVMGERWKSLSSDQQAKYYEQADQERRLHAQKYPDWSAKVNYGKKRRGRRSSTCSSVSASEPGAIRPL, translated from the exons ATGAATTTTATGCTGGAGAGTCTCATAAACGACCTGTGCGGTGAAACAGCCAAtccttcacctccacctgcttTGCCTGCTGTGCCACCCGCCTCCCCTCAGCCAGCTGCAGAGAGTCCTCCTGCAATTGTGCAACAATTTCCCCCAATTACTGCTCCCCCCACCACAGTGCCAGCTCACCTCTATAGTCAGCCGGTGACAGGTAGCCAGGAACAG AACCTGCTATATCATTGGCCTGTGACCAGCATTCCCATagcagccactgctcctcctgctgctcctgttctccctgctgctccttctctccctgctgctcctgcaaACCCA AATAACAACATACTGCAGATTCCAGACAGCATGTTGCCATACCTGCGTCCTGTCAGTGTATT gaACGGTGTGTTGGTGTGCGACTTCATTCCACCCTGTCCTGCAGTCAACACACCCACTCCAAA AAAGAGGAAGCGTCAGGACGAGCAGGAAGAGCAGCATATCAAGAAGCCACCAAACGCATTCATGATTTTTCTGAAGGAGCAGAGGGCAAAGGTTAAAGCAGATATGAACATCAGTGGGAATGCCACCCTTAATGCAGTCATGGGAGAGAGG TGGAAATCGCTGTCGTCGGACCAGCAGGCAAAGTACTATGAGCAGGCTGATCAAGAGAGAAGGCTCCATGCCCAAAAATACCCAGACTGGTCTGCCAAAGTTAACTAC ggcAAAAAGAGGAGGGGAAGGCGCAGCTCCACCTGCAGCTCAG tgtCTGCATCTGAACCGGGAGCCATTCGACCCCTTTAA